The DNA segment TTTCGCGATGAGGAGAACTGGCCGGGAGCGATTTGTAGGAGTGCCAAGGGGAAGAGTACGAGTCAGACTTTGTTTAACATTGTGATGGAGttgagggagaagaaggcaaaagtTGTGATTGGAAGACCGACAGAGGGCGGAGAAGAGATTGAGCTGAGTTTCGAAGAAAGCAGTGGTCGGGAAAGTGCAAGATTGTAAGGATCGACAGATCGGGGACGAAAGGTGGCTGCGTTTGTGACAGCATCAGTAACCTCTGCATACAACAGTCTCGCTAAACAAACATCAAACTCAGCGGCTACCTCTCGTACCTTGTTCCTTCCAGAACTCGAAGAGCTTCAGACAGCGTGCTGCCCCAATGCAAGCTTCAAGATGCCGCCATGACCCGACGGCAGCTGGCAGAGCCCATTCCTCGTGTCGACTCCTTGTCCATCATCCCGGAAGCCGGGTACTCAATCGAATTTTGGAGTATTTGAGCTCAGTAGTCCTACGGTCCCTCTGTCTGGTGTGCTGACTGTTTCAGCGATGAGTTGGGCTGTCGCACAAGACCGTTGGGGAAGCTCTCGAAAGTTTAGCACTCATCTGTGCCAGTCCTGGTCGGCATTGTTGGTAGGTACGTAGAACCTCACTGCTGGAAACTCTGACGTCCTCCTTTCTGTTATTACCAGATCGACGAGTGTGATGCTGGAACTTCAAACAAGACGCTCACGAATCAAGTGAGGTTCGTGCACTCGGTAGCCGGTTGCAAATCGCTGGCCGTCACGAGTATCTCTTGCTCGAtttctccgccttctccttctctacCCTGTCCTTCTCTAGGCGCAACCACTTCTCGACCTGTTCTCTCCACTGTTCGACCACCTTCTTCGCGTCTGCTAGGCCCGTTCCTGGGTGACGACGCTGCCAATCCGATCGGCTCAATCCTTCTTCGCTCTCCCAACCCGCCTCAACCAATGCGTCCACTTGCGGCGGCCGAAACTTCTCGTCTACCAGTTTGACTACTTTCTCCAATATCTCGACCGCGATGACCGCGTTCAAGAGAATCCTAGTCATGAGGCGGTTGTCGTATTCCACGGAACAAAGAGTCATGTCAGAGTGGAGCATCCCAGGAAAGCGAATCTGATGTCCTTGCACCCCTCGAATCTTGAGTGAGGCACCAATATACTTCCACGTGTTGAATATGCTCTCGCTACGGCCGTATCTGTTTGCAGAGCAACCATGAACGCAATCAAATACCATGTTGGAAATGATGGTCACAGAGCCCAAGTGATCGCGGACGTTCTTGTTACCGACTATGTCAAGCCATTGGAACAGGGCTCGGGCTGCGCGAGTCTTTTCGTCTGGACCGTAGTCTTCGAAGTGGAAGTAATCGCAGAAAGGAGTGGAGCAGAGGTACAAGCCCACAGATTCGCTTCGGATCTGAGAGTTGACGCGAAGGAGGCCAGGGAATGGTGAACAGACAATTGGAACCAGGCCATCGTAATCGGTGTGAGCCGCTGCTTCGCCCTGAACGACAAGGCTGTAGATTTCGTTGCGAATCTCTGGCGGGAGAGAGAAGAAGGTGGTCTTGGTCGGTCGCGTGATGAAGGCTTCGGGCGGGAGACGCGGGCGAAGGCGCTCGAAAGCAACGAGAGCTTCGCTGTAGTTGCCTTGCGTGGAGATCAGGCAATCAGTACAGGCGGCCAGCGTCATTCCAGTCCGACTCGATAGGGTGTGAGTGACTTGGAAAGCCTCTGCTGGTAGTGCCCCCTGCACGCTTTTGAACGCCGCCTCTGCTTTCCATAAATTCCATTCTCTTGCGGAGAGTGCCATATGGGCATACTCGAGTG comes from the Cercospora beticola chromosome 4, complete sequence genome and includes:
- a CDS encoding uncharacterized protein (antiSMASH:Cluster_13); protein product: MVDPRHGFTVHTFSHRTGLESTFAEQYLREHDWDFDAAIVALETEKEHKSSTHTYSSHAAHHIATASGDLKLPKSVNVRDAEISVERLMKRTGLTLEYAHMALSAREWNLWKAEAAFKSVQGALPAEAFQVTHTLSSRTGMTLAACTDCLISTQGNYSEALVAFERLRPRLPPEAFITRPTKTTFFSLPPEIRNEIYSLVVQGEAAAHTDYDGLVPIVCSPFPGLLRVNSQIRSESVGLYLCSTPFCDYFHFEDYGPDEKTRAARALFQWLDIVGNKNVRDHLGSVTIISNMVFDCVHGCSANRYGRSESIFNTWKYIGASLKIRGVQGHQIRFPGMLHSDMTLCSVEYDNRLMTRILLNAVIAVEILEKVVKLVDEKFRPPQVDALVEAGWESEEGLSRSDWQRRHPGTGLADAKKVVEQWREQVEKWLRLEKDRVEKEKAEKSSKRYS